TGGATATTTTCTTGTCATAATTGTAATAACTTGAAATGGAATAAATGGCCTTCCTTTGGGTATGTCAATCCCTGTTCTTTGAAGGTTGCACATAGACCGGAGATTTATTTCAAATTTGATCTGGTCACCGGTGAGATTTTAGCTAGAAATGGTTTGAAACCTACCCAGATTAAAAAAGCTAAAAATATGATTTCCGATTTACATTTGAACGAAATATTTCACTTAAGAAAAAGAATCATCTGGATTGGAATTATGGGGTTGTTGGTCAATCACTGGAAAAAATTCCCTGATAATAAATTAGAGATTGAAGGGCATATGCGGGAATTGTGTTCTGATGGAGCAGAATTAATCAGTTTAAGCCGCGCGGTATTGTATGACTCTGGAATTACCTTAGATTAATCTTGATTCCGATAAACATAAAGCCCCCGACTCATCCGAGCCGGGGGGGCTTTTGTTTAGCGCTTATTCTCTTTGTTCTCTCTACTTCTACTCCCTACACCCCTACCTTCTAGTGACCATTCGCCTCAGCACCAACGGGGGCTTCCGACAACCCGCAGAAGAACTCGTAGTCGATGAGCTCGGTGATGGTCGGGTTGTCGCCGCAAACGGGGCACTCGGGGTCGCGCCGGGCCTTGAGGGTGCGGAACTGGCTTTTGAGGGAGTCGTACATAAGCAGCTTGCCGACAAGGGGCTCGCCAAAGCCAACGATGAGCTTGGCGACCTCGGTTGCCTGAATCGAGCCCATGGTGCCGCAGAGCGCGCCCAAGACACCGGCATCCTGGCAGGAGGGGACCATTCCCGGCGGCGGCGGCTCGGGGTACAGGCAGCGGTAGCACGGCCCGCCACCAGCGG
The window above is part of the Nitrospinaceae bacterium genome. Proteins encoded here:
- a CDS encoding TIGR02646 family protein, translated to MKRVNRGSEPPKLKSIRKKYTPKWIHFYTNRNGKRPTDKHWRDFIEDLKTPFGEICGYCEESCRGEVDHFQPISKFPKLVYEWENWIFSCHNCNNLKWNKWPSFGYVNPCSLKVAHRPEIYFKFDLVTGEILARNGLKPTQIKKAKNMISDLHLNEIFHLRKRIIWIGIMGLLVNHWKKFPDNKLEIEGHMRELCSDGAELISLSRAVLYDSGITLD